In Humulus lupulus chromosome 7, drHumLupu1.1, whole genome shotgun sequence, the following are encoded in one genomic region:
- the LOC133792557 gene encoding uncharacterized protein LOC133792557, giving the protein MSLRRSTHNNANALSVALETYEAPPVRRRGRRATNAATKERAPPPSVDNTAEIARATADSNSASTSVATKPSVDGSSTPSNHLCTTSTLPLASPISILNYQFGFELRERRILRLKLQQGYRQCSCCNQSGDCSIKGGAWAGRGSAEKVAELGSGLAGGRRRREGFRLGWAGLGLGRQCREGLSRDGGWAGLGAGWWGSQLHGGDTIARGGSKYLFYFLIFLC; this is encoded by the exons atgtcgctcagaagatctaCTCACAACAACGCCAATGCCTTAAGCGTTGCACTTGAAActtatgaagcccctccagttcgcagaaggggaaggcgtgcaaccaATGCTGCTACTAAAGAGAGAGCGCCGCCGCCGTCGGTTGACAATACTGCAGAAATTGCAAGAGCGACAGCAGACTCaaactcagcctccacctcagtcGCAACCAAACCCTCAGTagatggctcaagtaccccatcaa ATCATTTGTGTACAACATCTACTCTTCCTCTAGCTTCTCCTATTTCTATTCTCAATTACCAGTTTGGCTTTGAACTCAG GGAAAGACGGATTCTGAGGCTAAAGCTGCAGCAGGGGTATAGACAATGCTCGTGTTGTAACCAATCTGGTGACTGCTCGATAAAG GGAGGGGCTTGGGCAGGGAGGGGATCGGCAGAGAAGGTGGCTGAGCTGGGCTCGGGGTTGGCTGGAGGTCGAAGGCGCAGGGAGGGGTTTAGGTTGGGCTGGGCTGGGCTTGGCTTGGGTCGACAGTGCAGGGAGGGGCTCAGCAGGGACGGTGGCTGGGCTGGGCTCGGGGCTGGCTGGTGGGGTTCTCAACTTCACGGCGGCGACACTATAGCTCGCGGCGGCAGcaagtatttattttatttcttgatttttttatgttaa